From one Ignavibacteria bacterium genomic stretch:
- the tet(X) gene encoding tetracycline-inactivating monooxygenase Tet(X) → MTMRIDTDKQMNLLSDKNVAIIGGGPVGLTMAKLLQQNGIDVSVYERDNDREARIFGGTLDLHKGSGQEAMKKAGLLQTYYDLALPMGVNIADEKGNILSTKNVKPENRFDNPEINRNDLRAILLNSLENDTVIWDRKLVMLEPGKKKWTLTFENKPSETADLVILANGGMSKVRKFVTDTEVEETGTFNIQADIHQPEINCPGFFQLCNGNRLMASHQGNLLFANPNNNGALHFGISFKTPDEWKNQTQVDFQNRNSVVDFLLKEFSDWDERYKELIHTTLSFVGLATRIFPLEKPWKSKRPLPITMIGDAAHLMPPFAGQGVNSGLVDALILSDNLADGKFNSIEEAVKNYEQQMFIYGKEAQEESTQNEIEMFKPDFTFQQLLNV, encoded by the coding sequence ATGACAATGCGAATAGATACAGACAAACAAATGAATTTACTTAGTGATAAGAACGTTGCAATAATTGGTGGTGGACCCGTTGGACTGACTATGGCAAAATTATTACAGCAAAACGGCATAGACGTTTCAGTTTACGAAAGAGACAACGACCGAGAGGCAAGAATTTTTGGTGGAACCCTTGACCTACACAAAGGTTCAGGTCAGGAAGCAATGAAAAAAGCGGGATTGTTACAAACTTATTATGACTTAGCCTTACCAATGGGTGTAAATATTGCTGATGAAAAAGGCAATATTTTATCCACAAAAAATGTAAAGCCCGAAAATCGATTTGACAATCCTGAAATAAACAGAAATGACTTAAGGGCTATCTTGTTGAATAGTTTAGAAAACGACACGGTTATTTGGGATAGAAAACTTGTTATGCTTGAACCTGGTAAGAAGAAGTGGACACTAACTTTTGAGAATAAACCGAGTGAAACAGCAGATTTGGTTATTCTTGCCAATGGCGGGATGTCCAAGGTAAGAAAATTTGTTACCGACACGGAAGTTGAAGAAACAGGTACTTTCAATATACAAGCCGATATTCATCAACCAGAGATAAACTGTCCTGGATTTTTTCAGCTATGCAATGGAAACCGGCTAATGGCATCTCACCAAGGTAATTTATTATTTGCTAACCCCAATAATAATGGTGCATTGCATTTTGGAATAAGTTTTAAAACACCTGATGAATGGAAAAACCAAACGCAGGTAGATTTTCAAAACAGAAATAGTGTCGTTGATTTTCTTCTGAAAGAATTTTCCGATTGGGACGAACGCTACAAAGAATTGATTCATACGACGTTGTCATTTGTAGGATTGGCTACACGGATATTTCCTTTAGAAAAGCCTTGGAAAAGCAAGCGCCCATTACCCATAACAATGATTGGGGATGCCGCACATTTGATGCCGCCTTTTGCAGGGCAGGGAGTAAATAGTGGGTTGGTGGATGCCTTGATATTGTCTGATAATCTAGCCGATGGAAAATTTAATAGCATTGAAGAGGCTGTTAAAAATTATGAACAGCAAATGTTTATCTATGGCAAAGAAGCACAAGAAGAATCAACTCAAAACGAAATTGAAATGTTTAAACCCGACTTTACGTTTCAGCAATTGTTAAATGTATAA
- the blaOXA gene encoding class D beta-lactamase: MTTAKQTIFLLTITVLGLTACKQKQATEIRDDFKKYYDQFNVDGSFVLYDPQDDTYILYNQDQFEQPFSPASTYKICNSLIGLETGVIKDENFVIPWDSVIRQNPNWNAVHDLKTAFKNSTVWYYQELARRVGGQQMKYWLDKANYGNADTSGGIDKFWLTGGLRISPKQQIDFLKRLHDNQLPFSQRSMDIAKNIMIAKDTLNYVIRAKTGWGGQDNKDIGWYVGYLETKNKVYYFSNCIQSSDLNNKDFANARIDIVYLILKDLKLIDQ, encoded by the coding sequence ATGACGACAGCCAAACAGACAATATTTCTTTTGACCATAACAGTTCTCGGACTGACAGCCTGTAAGCAAAAACAGGCGACAGAAATTCGTGACGACTTTAAAAAGTATTACGACCAATTTAATGTTGACGGTTCATTCGTGCTTTATGACCCGCAAGACGATACGTATATTCTTTACAACCAAGACCAATTCGAGCAACCTTTTTCACCTGCCTCGACTTATAAAATTTGCAACTCGCTTATCGGACTTGAGACAGGAGTAATTAAAGACGAGAACTTTGTAATTCCTTGGGACAGTGTAATCCGACAAAATCCAAACTGGAACGCTGTCCACGACTTAAAGACCGCTTTCAAAAACTCAACAGTTTGGTATTATCAAGAGCTTGCAAGACGTGTTGGCGGACAACAAATGAAATACTGGCTTGACAAAGCCAACTATGGAAATGCTGACACTTCGGGTGGTATAGACAAGTTTTGGCTAACTGGCGGACTTCGTATTTCGCCCAAACAGCAGATTGACTTTTTAAAACGACTTCACGACAACCAACTTCCTTTTTCACAACGCTCAATGGACATTGCAAAAAATATAATGATTGCAAAGGACACCTTGAACTATGTAATAAGAGCAAAAACTGGTTGGGGCGGACAAGACAACAAAGATATTGGTTGGTATGTCGGCTATCTGGAGACAAAAAATAAAGTTTACTATTTCTCAAACTGTATTCAATCGTCTGACTTAAACAACAAGGACTTTGCAAATGCACGAATAGACATTGTTTATTTAATTCTTAAAGACCTTAAACTAATTGACCAATGA